The following DNA comes from Hordeum vulgare subsp. vulgare chromosome 3H, MorexV3_pseudomolecules_assembly, whole genome shotgun sequence.
TATGTATAACGGGTTCTCTCACGGTCACTACAACCTTCAAAATTAAgcccccgcaaaaaaaaaaaaaaatccttcAAAATTTAGCAACGACAAGATAAGTATAAGCTCATTTAATATTGCTCGGAATGCCTATTTTCCTGCAACAAGAGGTACAATTGACAGATCATGACCCTTGATACGTCTGACGACCTTTCCAAAATTATGTAGCTGCACGTACGCATCAGCCACTGCTGTCCTTCATTCTTCAGAAGCTCAGAGCCAGAGGGCGCCGGCATGGCGGAGGAGCGGCACGAGCTGGCCGCCGACGTGCAGCGTCATGACCTGGTCGGTGGTGCCGACGAGCCTGCCGCCGATGAAGACGGCCGGCACCGGCGGGGTCCGTCCGACCATGCCGGCGAGCGCCCTCTCGACGTCCTTCCCACGGGGGTCCTTGTCCAGCTCGTGCACCGTCCAGCTGACGCCCATCTCCGTGAAGAGCATCTTCACCGCGTGGCACATGCAGCAGTTGCTCGCCCCGAAGATCACCACCGCCCGCTGCGACGCCAGCCTCCTCACCCTCTCCGCCATTGCTCAACTGCTGGCTAACTCTTTCTCTACGGAAGTAGATCGATCGATAGGCTGACCTGAGCTAGCAGCTATCTAGGCTGTTTGTTTCTTTTGGAATTGAAGGTTTATATCATGGTGGTGACCCGAACGGTGTCTAGCTATTTGTAGATGAACGATGGGGCAAATCGAAAAGCGTGGGTTGTAGGTCAGAATATATGTTCTCTGTCAACTTTGCGCTATGACGTGTTAGATGATGTAGAATCGAATAACTAAAAATCGAGGTGAATTGCGATTCGAGATAGACCGAACTTTAGTTATTTTTCTAGACTCTAATACATAAAAAATAGatcgtactccctctgtaaagaaatataaaagcgtttagatcatTAAAAATAACaatctaaacgcttttatatttttttccagaGGGGGTGGTACTGATCGGATCCAATGCTTCAGTTGACTTACGTTCAATCAATAGCCTAGAATTCCTAGGTTTGGATATCCACTCTAATTGTTTTCTTTTGCCATTCCAGTGTGACAAAGAATATGTGCCCATTTGGACTGGGCACCGTGAATCACGTTTTCTCTGGGCTAAACTAAAGCCTAAAACTCCTTTATTAACCAACCTACTTTGTATTCTTGACGAGTCAGCACAACATCATCAGGAATTTCCACGTCGAGGTCCGAATAAATCGGCACGAATAAGTAAGCAATGAATCTCCAACGCCGACTAAGCAGCAGGCACTCAAGAATAATGAAAGCGTCCCTTTGTATCATTTGAATATCCGCAGAGGCAGTCGCTCGACGGGCACGGGCTAATGTCATCCAATATGAGCAGATATACCGCACGCCTAAAGCTGGGCTGTTTGCCCAACGGTGGCGGCCGCCCCTGATGAAATGATCAAGATCAATGTGGATGGCTCTTTCATTCCGGGACAGGAGGGCTCGGGGTGGGGCGTTATCGCCCGCGATGCAGCTGGTGCGGTGGTTGCGGCAAGGGCGGGCAGGCAGGATCGTGTCCAGGACGCCTTTGTGGCGGAGGTATATGCCCTTGCTCATGCAATATCATGTGCCGCCGAGCTCGGCCTTGTGCAAGTCCTCTTTGAAACAGACTGCACACTACTCCAGGAGGCCATGAACTTTGCCCGGGTGGATGCCTCAGCATATGCAGCGGTGATCGAGGACctcaagtttcagctcaagatgTGGTTCTCTAAACATAAGATCATCGTGTGTCGTAGGGAGGCTAACACAACAACACATAATCTA
Coding sequences within:
- the LOC123440812 gene encoding putative glutaredoxin-C2, encoding MAERVRRLASQRAVVIFGASNCCMCHAVKMLFTEMGVSWTVHELDKDPRGKDVERALAGMVGRTPPVPAVFIGGRLVGTTDQVMTLHVGGQLVPLLRHAGALWL